Genomic segment of Alteribacter lacisalsi:
TATTTCCCGTCCTTTGTTTCCGCCGATCCTTGCAAGCCCTGTTTCAGGCTCCACATCGAAATAAACCGTCAGATCCGGCATCAGTCCGGCTGTGGCAAACAGATTCATGCTTCTCACTTCGTCCACTCCGATCCCCCGTGCAACTCCCTGATACACAAGACTGCTGTCGATAAACCTGTCACACAGAACAACCGATCCCTCTTCAAGCGCCGGGATCACTTTTTCGATCAGGTGCTGACGCCGGGCTGCTGCGTAAAGCAGCGCCTCCGTCCGGTTATCCATCTCTGTATGGGCAGTATCAAGTATGACCTCTCTTATCTTTTCAG
This window contains:
- the tmk gene encoding dTMP kinase — encoded protein: MKGRFITFEGGEGAGKTTALRAIQKQLEEAGHRVFTTREPGGSVIAEKIREVILDTAHTEMDNRTEALLYAAARRQHLIEKVIPALEEGSVVLCDRFIDSSLVYQGVARGIGVDEVRSMNLFATAGLMPDLTVYFDVEPETGLARIGGNKGREINRLDQEDLSFHNRVREAYLALAAGEPERIRTIDAGKTQEEVEKEAGNMIRAFLAGTD